Proteins from one Chitinophaga oryzae genomic window:
- a CDS encoding T9SS type A sorting domain-containing protein, translated as MNYPLRSCHRLWAAFSLLLFFFACIPVPDAHAQLSIPIYREFAVSETHQISGICLGCAVENPEKAVGNNTQDYSAFKIGLSVLGSIQQTLIFRHRTIDRFTKLSIGIGTGHTGLSVRLLGQVYVETFSGDTSNNDARPVDARMLKIYEDSTKGELEFITSKPYDRVRITLNGGLADISDELRVYFADQTYGDFSLCYVPHFAGEILYYSFDGDSKDLISGKDLTSTLLPSYKNHMLCGRLGLSVIPCLENTLQHTAAPWSLGDTGTVGFWARIDRQSFCNETPKVHVEIPPLSITLTADAVTVCKSGLGCKTSPVANPAGLNLYVVTTMPAPANPMRLFINGVEVAVPLEPRAVPPPDGHIKVSLNQAEIDEMIVYKKVQSFRTIKSWYADNCLRCQVAPSLTAAPKAGLLPAPAATVLYPNPTTGRISIGDDDIINDATVAVKNAYGMEVYRTRLNVKTFELPSSLANGVYMITLTTKDHKVHTYKVILSR; from the coding sequence ATGAATTACCCCCTACGATCCTGTCATCGCCTATGGGCGGCATTTTCCCTGTTACTATTTTTCTTTGCCTGCATCCCGGTTCCCGACGCCCACGCACAACTGTCGATTCCCATCTACAGAGAATTCGCCGTCAGCGAAACACACCAGATATCGGGCATCTGCCTTGGTTGTGCAGTAGAAAACCCGGAGAAAGCCGTCGGCAACAACACACAGGACTACTCCGCCTTCAAAATAGGCCTGTCGGTGTTAGGCAGCATCCAGCAAACATTGATTTTTCGACACCGGACCATCGACCGGTTCACCAAACTGAGCATCGGCATCGGCACCGGCCACACCGGCCTGTCTGTCCGCCTGCTGGGCCAGGTATATGTGGAAACCTTCTCCGGCGATACGTCCAACAACGACGCCCGCCCGGTAGACGCCCGCATGTTAAAAATCTATGAAGACTCCACCAAAGGAGAGCTGGAGTTTATTACATCGAAACCTTACGACCGTGTCAGGATAACGCTAAATGGCGGATTGGCGGACATCAGCGATGAACTGCGGGTGTATTTTGCCGATCAGACCTACGGCGACTTCTCACTCTGTTACGTACCGCATTTTGCGGGAGAGATACTCTATTATTCATTTGACGGCGATAGTAAAGACCTTATTTCCGGCAAGGACCTCACCAGTACCCTGCTGCCCTCCTATAAAAACCATATGCTTTGCGGGCGGCTGGGCCTCAGCGTAATACCCTGCCTTGAAAATACGCTGCAGCACACAGCGGCCCCCTGGAGCCTGGGCGACACCGGCACGGTAGGGTTCTGGGCACGCATCGACCGGCAATCTTTCTGTAATGAAACACCCAAAGTCCATGTGGAAATACCACCGTTGTCCATTACGCTCACCGCTGATGCTGTAACCGTCTGTAAATCCGGGCTGGGCTGCAAGACCTCTCCCGTGGCTAATCCCGCAGGATTGAACCTGTATGTTGTTACTACCATGCCGGCGCCCGCAAACCCCATGCGCTTATTTATCAATGGTGTGGAGGTGGCCGTTCCCCTGGAACCCCGCGCCGTTCCCCCGCCGGACGGTCATATCAAAGTCTCGCTCAACCAGGCGGAAATTGATGAAATGATCGTGTATAAAAAGGTGCAATCATTCCGCACTATCAAAAGCTGGTACGCGGATAATTGCCTGCGATGCCAGGTGGCCCCGTCACTTACGGCCGCACCCAAAGCGGGCCTGCTACCAGCACCCGCCGCAACGGTGTTGTACCCCAACCCGACTACCGGCAGGATCAGTATTGGAGATGATGACATCATAAACGATGCAACCGTAGCAGTAAAAAACGCTTACGGCATGGAGGTATACCGGACACGGCTAAACGTAAAGACTTTCGAACTGCCGTCATCGCTGGCCAACGGCGTATATATGATCACATTAACAACGAAAGACCACAAGGTCCATACTTACAAAGTGATACTTTCCAGATAG
- a CDS encoding 5-carboxymethyl-2-hydroxymuconate Delta-isomerase: MPHFVIECSKNVLDMQPAEVIMETVYRAAESTGLFAENDIKVRLHPYELYRLGTGKDSFLHIFGSIMSGRTTQEEANLAKVITRQLAPLLPDVSFLSINIDRFEKATYSNRSLIDPRNTTGDRFFSK; encoded by the coding sequence ATGCCTCATTTTGTGATAGAATGTTCCAAAAACGTACTGGACATGCAACCGGCGGAAGTTATCATGGAGACCGTCTACCGGGCCGCGGAGTCGACCGGCCTTTTCGCGGAAAACGATATTAAAGTACGGTTACACCCCTACGAACTGTACCGGCTGGGAACAGGAAAAGACAGCTTCCTGCACATCTTTGGCAGTATTATGAGCGGGCGCACCACGCAGGAAGAAGCAAACCTCGCCAAGGTGATCACCCGGCAACTGGCGCCGCTCCTGCCCGATGTTTCGTTTCTGTCGATCAACATCGACCGCTTTGAGAAAGCCACTTATAGTAACAGATCGCTGATTGACCCGCGCAATACGACGGGCGACCGGTTCTTTTCGAAGTAA
- a CDS encoding cation-translocating P-type ATPase — protein MVTIDDIKNPWASTAAALLDQLQSNAGSGLSSAEAASRLTTFGHNTIHTGQSVSPLTIFVRQFVSPFALLLALAAAFSFFFEEWLDGIAILLVLVLNTTVGFVMEFQAARAIRALKKMTAIHARVLRNGSIISIPAEQVVPGDILFVEGGDMVGADLRLISCFQLQCDESSLTGESLPVEKDTEVLPLLTIVPDRTNMLFKGSFVTRGNGYGLAVQTGMSTELGKIAGMIRQVQPEASPLEKKLQAFSKKLVLITLILMAFIFLAGWLQGKPLFSILQTSIALSVAAIPEGLPVVATMALALGMMRMARQHILAKRLSLVETLGSTNVICTDKTGTLTENQMEVACVQLPGMEAPTGIQHHSLLFPHPAYLQLQQIAVLCNTASLDTGDANSPGTPTGDPLEISLLKMASANTDIRSLRHQYPKTDEIPFSSDLRVMATLHKKENGYYVAVKGAMEALINRCDTVLEDGTPEKLTPDRKNHWLKTAEKMAASGLRTLAFAFKESHDSSADLLSGLTLAGIAGFLDPVRPEVVSAISECRSAGIRVVMVTGDHPATAREVARQVGLPDSEQDIIHGDAMKPYADLTIAEKEKWLHATVFARVTPEQKLDLVRLYQEQKMIVGMTGDGVNDAPALTKADIGIAMGRRGTQVAQEVADMILTDDAFSSIVSAIRQGRTIFTNIRRFVVYLLSGNLSELVIIATASLLNLPFQLFPLQILYINLITDVLPALALGMTKASPFIMQRKPYASQTPIIDRKRWIAIFTYASIMTLTTISAVYINYYLLSSGTPPSTGHANNMLFYTLAFAQVTHVLNMSFGVHTGFFKSSVFTNKYVWYAIICCMALTLVSWWVPIFRRALNISFMNWKDWIVAVIAALCSLMLIQWAKRMRWIL, from the coding sequence ATGGTGACTATCGATGATATAAAAAACCCATGGGCTTCCACCGCTGCCGCGTTGCTTGACCAGCTGCAGAGCAACGCCGGCAGCGGGCTTTCCTCTGCGGAAGCCGCCAGCCGTCTCACCACCTTCGGGCATAATACCATTCATACCGGCCAATCCGTCAGCCCTTTAACCATCTTCGTGCGCCAGTTCGTTAGTCCTTTTGCTTTACTCCTGGCGCTGGCGGCTGCCTTTTCTTTTTTCTTTGAGGAATGGCTGGACGGAATCGCCATTTTATTGGTACTGGTACTCAATACCACGGTAGGATTTGTCATGGAGTTCCAGGCGGCACGGGCAATACGCGCTTTGAAAAAAATGACGGCGATACATGCCCGTGTACTCCGAAATGGCAGCATTATTTCCATCCCTGCGGAACAGGTAGTGCCTGGAGATATACTTTTTGTGGAAGGAGGCGACATGGTGGGTGCTGACTTACGGCTGATCAGCTGTTTTCAATTACAGTGCGATGAATCGTCCCTGACCGGAGAGTCGTTACCGGTAGAAAAAGATACGGAGGTGCTTCCATTACTTACCATCGTTCCCGACCGGACCAACATGCTCTTTAAAGGCAGCTTTGTAACCAGGGGAAACGGTTATGGACTGGCAGTCCAAACCGGAATGTCAACCGAACTGGGTAAAATTGCCGGCATGATCCGGCAGGTCCAGCCGGAGGCTTCTCCCCTGGAAAAGAAATTACAGGCTTTCAGCAAAAAGCTGGTCCTGATTACGCTGATATTGATGGCTTTTATTTTTTTGGCCGGCTGGCTTCAGGGGAAACCGCTGTTTAGCATATTACAGACATCCATCGCACTATCCGTGGCAGCCATCCCCGAGGGCCTGCCCGTGGTGGCCACTATGGCGCTCGCACTGGGAATGATGCGTATGGCAAGACAACATATACTGGCCAAAAGGCTTTCGCTGGTAGAAACATTGGGCAGCACCAATGTTATCTGCACTGACAAGACCGGGACGCTCACCGAGAACCAGATGGAAGTCGCCTGTGTACAATTGCCAGGTATGGAGGCCCCCACCGGCATTCAGCATCACTCCCTGCTGTTCCCGCACCCGGCATATTTACAGCTGCAACAGATTGCCGTGCTATGCAACACAGCATCACTGGATACCGGCGATGCCAATTCTCCGGGAACGCCAACCGGTGATCCGCTTGAGATCAGTTTACTAAAAATGGCTTCCGCCAATACGGATATCAGGAGTCTTCGTCATCAATATCCGAAAACCGACGAAATTCCTTTTTCATCCGACCTCCGGGTGATGGCCACGCTACACAAAAAAGAAAACGGCTATTACGTGGCCGTAAAAGGAGCCATGGAAGCGTTGATCAACCGTTGCGACACTGTACTGGAAGACGGAACACCTGAAAAGCTCACGCCTGACCGGAAAAACCACTGGCTGAAAACAGCCGAAAAAATGGCGGCTTCGGGACTTCGTACATTGGCCTTTGCGTTTAAGGAAAGTCATGATAGTTCTGCCGACCTCCTCTCGGGGCTGACGCTGGCCGGTATAGCCGGATTTTTGGACCCGGTACGCCCGGAGGTTGTTTCCGCCATCAGCGAATGCCGGTCGGCAGGAATCAGGGTAGTAATGGTTACCGGCGACCATCCCGCTACGGCCCGCGAGGTGGCACGGCAGGTGGGATTGCCGGACAGCGAACAAGACATCATCCATGGAGATGCGATGAAACCCTATGCTGACCTCACCATCGCCGAAAAAGAAAAATGGTTGCATGCCACTGTCTTCGCCAGGGTAACGCCGGAACAGAAGCTGGACCTTGTCCGCCTTTACCAGGAACAAAAAATGATCGTCGGCATGACAGGCGACGGCGTTAATGATGCCCCCGCGCTGACAAAAGCTGACATCGGTATCGCCATGGGCCGGCGAGGCACGCAGGTGGCCCAGGAAGTGGCAGATATGATCCTGACAGACGACGCTTTCTCTTCTATCGTCTCTGCCATCAGGCAAGGAAGGACCATCTTCACCAACATTCGCCGGTTTGTGGTCTATCTGCTATCAGGCAACCTGAGCGAACTGGTGATCATTGCCACCGCCTCCCTTTTAAACCTGCCGTTCCAGTTGTTTCCACTGCAAATACTCTATATTAACCTGATCACAGATGTTCTGCCTGCACTCGCTCTCGGTATGACAAAAGCCTCTCCGTTTATTATGCAGCGCAAACCTTATGCCTCCCAAACGCCTATTATAGACAGGAAAAGATGGATCGCCATTTTCACCTATGCATCTATTATGACCCTGACAACCATCAGCGCTGTCTATATCAACTATTACCTGCTGTCATCAGGCACCCCTCCTTCAACCGGTCACGCCAACAATATGCTTTTTTATACATTGGCATTCGCCCAGGTAACGCATGTGCTGAACATGTCATTCGGTGTTCATACCGGATTTTTCAAATCTTCTGTATTCACCAACAAATACGTATGGTATGCCATCATCTGCTGTATGGCACTTACGCTGGTGTCCTGGTGGGTGCCCATCTTCCGTAGAGCGCTGAATATCTCCTTTATGAACTGGAAAGACTGGATAGTGGCCGTTATTGCAGCGCTATGCTCTCTTATGCTGATACAATGGGCCAAAAGGATGCGTTGGATATTATAG
- a CDS encoding SusD/RagB family nutrient-binding outer membrane lipoprotein, producing the protein MKITRTLALMGCAVLLNTGCKKFLDINDDPNNPLTVKESLMLSPVEVATASLVTGGTSTNVTAYWMQQLSLNQQAPNLESYYITNVDVNNTWSYSLYTTVFQNLRVMMDQAAAEKRYQYVAIGKTLFAYNLAITTDLWNNIPYSEAFRMPQVTKPKYDSQESVYNVIQQMLDSALYYMDQTPSKVAPGEDDFIYKGDMAQWKKLVYTLKARYALRLSKAPGHTAGKQADDALAALAKGFGGNADNAFVPYPGTGTGSNPWYWNTGEASGGVVLGQSFVDSLKSRQDPRLPVIATKNKAGEYMGRNVNDAPVPDPEMLSAVNSFYAGAGANLYLATYSEALFLKAEATFIKQGAAAAGPIYKAAIAAHMSMLGVQPAAQQTYIASRPALTAANAIQQIISEKFVANFLSPEAYNDWRRTGYPQLKPYTGNTAKGIPRRWPYPAIEELTNPQPDQKATINDRVWWDTNN; encoded by the coding sequence ATGAAAATAACAAGAACACTCGCCCTTATGGGTTGTGCAGTGCTCCTGAATACCGGATGCAAGAAATTCCTGGATATCAATGACGATCCCAATAATCCGCTGACCGTAAAGGAGTCGCTGATGTTGTCTCCGGTGGAAGTGGCTACTGCGAGCCTCGTGACGGGTGGTACCAGTACTAACGTCACCGCCTATTGGATGCAGCAGTTGTCGCTGAACCAGCAGGCGCCCAACCTGGAGTCTTACTATATTACCAATGTGGATGTGAACAACACCTGGAGTTATTCCTTATACACCACGGTATTTCAGAACCTCCGGGTGATGATGGACCAGGCCGCAGCGGAGAAACGTTACCAGTATGTGGCTATCGGCAAAACGTTGTTCGCCTACAACCTGGCCATCACTACCGATTTGTGGAACAACATCCCTTATTCCGAAGCATTCCGCATGCCGCAGGTCACCAAGCCGAAATACGATAGCCAGGAATCGGTGTACAACGTTATTCAGCAGATGCTTGACAGTGCGTTGTATTACATGGACCAGACACCGTCCAAAGTGGCGCCCGGCGAGGATGATTTTATCTACAAGGGAGATATGGCGCAATGGAAGAAGCTTGTCTATACCCTGAAAGCCCGTTATGCGCTACGTTTGAGCAAAGCGCCCGGTCATACTGCGGGTAAACAGGCAGACGATGCGCTGGCGGCGCTGGCCAAAGGTTTCGGCGGTAATGCCGACAATGCCTTTGTGCCTTATCCGGGTACCGGCACCGGTTCCAATCCGTGGTACTGGAATACAGGAGAGGCTTCCGGTGGTGTAGTGCTGGGGCAATCATTTGTGGATTCGCTGAAATCCCGGCAGGACCCGAGGTTACCGGTCATCGCGACCAAAAACAAAGCGGGGGAATACATGGGCCGTAATGTCAATGACGCTCCTGTGCCCGATCCTGAAATGCTGTCTGCGGTCAACAGTTTCTACGCCGGTGCGGGCGCTAACCTGTACCTGGCCACCTATAGCGAGGCGTTGTTCCTGAAGGCGGAGGCCACCTTCATCAAACAGGGGGCTGCTGCTGCCGGGCCCATCTACAAAGCCGCTATTGCTGCGCATATGTCGATGCTGGGCGTTCAGCCGGCAGCGCAGCAGACGTACATTGCATCACGACCGGCGCTTACTGCGGCCAATGCCATACAACAGATCATAAGCGAAAAATTTGTGGCTAATTTCCTGTCACCCGAAGCGTACAACGACTGGCGGCGCACAGGATATCCGCAGCTGAAGCCATATACCGGCAACACTGCGAAAGGCATTCCGAGAAGATGGCCGTATCCCGCCATCGAAGAACTGACAAATCCACAACCGGACCAAAAGGCAACCATCAACGATCGTGTCTGGTGGGATACGAATAACTAG